The following are encoded in a window of Thermoanaerobacter ethanolicus JW 200 genomic DNA:
- a CDS encoding ABC transporter ATP-binding protein translates to MKIVRMKDVIKRFGDVIALDNMNLEIEEGEIYGLLGPNGAGKTTAISIICGLLNFDRGEVYVFDKNIRKEPEFIKKSIGIVPQDVAIYGDLTAYENVQFFASLYGLRGKELKESVEMALEFVGLSDKAKEVPNKFSGGMKRRLNIACAIAHRPKLIIMDEPTVGIDPQSRNHILESVKKLNEMGSTIIYTSHYMEEVEAICTRISIMDHGKVIAEGTKEELTSMVTDVNTVYIEIGSIDGIKEEELKGIKGVKAVEIRDSTIKITSLKDVSNFDDIIHYFISKNIPIRNLRNEIPDLETVFLTLTGRKLRD, encoded by the coding sequence ATGAAGATAGTTAGAATGAAGGATGTAATAAAAAGGTTTGGTGATGTTATAGCTTTAGACAATATGAATTTAGAAATAGAAGAAGGAGAAATTTACGGCCTATTGGGTCCTAATGGAGCAGGGAAGACGACAGCTATAAGCATAATCTGCGGCTTGCTCAATTTTGATAGAGGAGAGGTGTATGTTTTTGATAAAAATATACGCAAAGAACCGGAATTCATAAAGAAGAGTATAGGTATTGTGCCTCAGGATGTGGCTATCTACGGAGATTTAACAGCCTATGAAAATGTCCAATTTTTTGCAAGTCTTTATGGACTTAGGGGAAAAGAGCTAAAAGAAAGTGTAGAGATGGCATTAGAGTTTGTAGGTCTTTCAGATAAAGCGAAAGAAGTACCAAATAAATTTTCAGGTGGTATGAAAAGAAGGCTAAATATTGCCTGTGCCATTGCCCATAGACCTAAATTGATAATAATGGATGAACCTACAGTAGGTATAGACCCTCAATCGAGGAATCACATTTTGGAATCTGTTAAAAAGTTAAATGAAATGGGTAGTACAATTATTTACACAAGTCACTATATGGAGGAAGTAGAGGCTATCTGCACGCGGATTTCTATAATGGACCATGGCAAGGTTATAGCTGAAGGAACAAAGGAAGAACTCACTTCAATGGTTACAGATGTGAATACAGTTTATATTGAAATTGGCTCAATTGATGGAATAAAAGAGGAGGAATTGAAAGGAATAAAGGGTGTAAAAGCTGTTGAGATAAGAGATAGCACGATAAAGATAACAAGCTTAAAAGATGTGAGCAATTTTGATGATATAATCCACTATTTTATTTCAAAAAACATACCAATACGTAACCTAAGAAACGAAATTCCCGATTTGGAGACAGTTTTTCTTACCCTGACAGGAAGAAAATTGAGAGATTAG
- a CDS encoding TolB-like translocation protein, with translation MRKLFLLLAVVMFFLTSCDVVKLKESSTTREEPPIRLVFSLPNSSEDFDNTLYTGLLYDNNSNKIASEFLKNKRIGYYKLSPRQDRIIVGIHYDAASFEYYVINIDGSAPERLTLPVRDGIYPVWSDDGEYIYGISPDSLNAKSGYIFSYEVNKGTFEKYPLEGEINSCGKIKPYFDNKGVLFICDNKINYLNFENKVVKPVYSFNENVTYGSLDKSRTIFVLNDEKNCLDVLDGNNFKIIKTYKNILKYRFYSLDSMAFPDGEYVIFKIYKYDNKGNFIGAPIVDVNLNGNVRELKESDNLEWNSVKFVSESKLAGVSRAEKVLFYDLNSFQDMPYMETVLCRNNEIGYLKKLKIALPNGWKEKFTGGNEIYILNSKDEINGGIYVISYYKDQYFGGFLPNHSELLKEENIKTPIGEGKIAVLRRSPPAASNDPTTYIEIFGIIPIADNDLAYCIWLGPLKDDVKTINEAVRIMEYMMKNLNTM, from the coding sequence ATGAGAAAATTATTTTTACTTCTTGCTGTGGTGATGTTCTTTTTAACTTCCTGTGATGTAGTAAAGCTTAAAGAATCGTCTACAACCAGGGAAGAACCACCTATAAGGTTGGTATTTTCACTTCCTAATTCAAGCGAAGATTTTGATAATACCCTTTATACCGGCCTTTTGTACGACAACAATTCTAACAAAATAGCAAGTGAATTTTTAAAAAATAAACGCATTGGATATTATAAATTATCACCAAGACAAGACAGAATTATTGTGGGAATCCATTACGATGCTGCTTCATTTGAATACTATGTGATAAACATTGATGGCAGCGCTCCAGAAAGACTTACTCTTCCTGTAAGAGATGGAATATATCCAGTGTGGAGTGATGATGGGGAGTATATCTATGGTATTTCACCGGATTCTTTAAATGCTAAAAGTGGGTATATATTTTCTTATGAAGTAAATAAAGGGACATTCGAAAAATATCCTTTAGAAGGCGAAATAAATTCTTGTGGCAAAATTAAGCCATATTTTGACAATAAAGGGGTGCTGTTTATCTGTGATAACAAAATAAACTATCTAAATTTTGAAAACAAGGTCGTAAAGCCGGTTTACAGTTTTAACGAAAATGTAACGTATGGGAGTTTAGATAAAAGTAGAACTATATTTGTGCTAAACGATGAGAAAAACTGCTTAGATGTTTTGGATGGAAATAACTTCAAAATAATAAAAACGTACAAAAACATTTTAAAATACAGATTTTATTCGCTTGACAGTATGGCATTTCCGGATGGTGAATATGTTATATTCAAGATTTATAAATATGACAATAAAGGTAATTTTATAGGTGCACCTATAGTAGATGTTAATTTAAATGGAAATGTGAGGGAATTAAAGGAAAGCGATAATTTGGAATGGAATTCAGTGAAATTTGTTTCTGAAAGCAAACTGGCTGGCGTTAGTCGAGCTGAGAAAGTACTCTTTTATGATTTAAATAGCTTTCAAGATATGCCCTATATGGAAACGGTACTTTGCCGCAATAATGAGATTGGGTATTTAAAAAAACTCAAGATTGCTCTGCCAAATGGGTGGAAGGAGAAATTTACAGGCGGAAATGAAATTTATATCTTAAATTCAAAGGATGAAATTAACGGTGGTATATATGTTATAAGTTATTACAAAGACCAATATTTTGGAGGTTTTCTTCCAAATCACAGCGAACTTTTAAAAGAAGAAAATATAAAAACGCCTATCGGAGAAGGAAAAATTGCCGTTTTGAGGAGAAGCCCTCCTGCTGCTTCCAATGACCCTACAACATATATTGAGATTTTTGGAATTATTCCAATTGCAGACAATGATTTAGCTTACTGCATATGGCTTGGACCATTAAAGGATGATGTAAAAACTATAAATGAGGCTGTAAGAATAATGGAATACATGATGAAAAATTTAAATACAATGTGA
- a CDS encoding transposase: MKIKAKQLSLSDIYDDVQSFFEEDKPKFIKLFESFVDLSELIPSSFYAHYYSHFGRHRDFSLESMLTALIIQKILSIPTVQLLVHVLKLSKELRELCGFKRVPHPSQFSRFKSIFLKDLENFFNNLVNLTEPICQAINPSLSNILIADTTGFQPYVRENNPKFFDSLYRNIKKFSKSNPDFDAHSYACSKMPKFAHSNPDAKFSYINGHYCYSIKATILTNGLGIIQHISFYDDDSLNVNTAKSAAESKDLYDSKTLIPSLKEFFNLHPNFSYRYFLGDAGFDSFDNYKYLFSEHGIIPIIPINPRNSKNLPQPTFNSDGIPTCPRDPSLKMSYDGIVREKGRTTRIKWLCPMSKKVRLNGKTTYILQCDNPCTSSKCGRIFYTTLDIDFRKNTVVPRNSKKWSKLYEKRPIIEKSISLLKSSIAVDSFKLINTRSIKADVFLGAITQHIGLIITAKLGTFEHPLSLKKLLA; the protein is encoded by the coding sequence ATGAAAATCAAAGCTAAACAACTTTCTCTCTCAGATATTTACGATGATGTTCAATCCTTCTTTGAAGAAGATAAGCCCAAATTTATCAAACTCTTTGAATCTTTTGTTGATTTATCTGAACTTATTCCATCTTCTTTTTATGCCCACTATTATTCCCACTTTGGACGTCATAGAGATTTTTCTCTTGAGTCTATGCTCACTGCTTTGATTATCCAAAAAATTCTCTCTATCCCTACTGTTCAACTCCTTGTCCATGTTCTTAAGCTCTCTAAAGAATTAAGAGAGCTTTGTGGCTTTAAAAGAGTCCCTCATCCTTCTCAATTCTCTAGATTTAAATCCATTTTCCTCAAAGATTTGGAGAATTTCTTCAATAATCTTGTTAATTTAACTGAGCCTATTTGTCAGGCTATTAATCCTTCACTTTCTAATATCCTCATCGCTGATACTACTGGCTTTCAACCTTATGTCAGAGAAAATAATCCTAAGTTCTTTGATTCCCTTTATAGAAATATTAAAAAGTTCTCTAAATCTAATCCTGATTTTGATGCCCACTCTTATGCTTGTTCTAAAATGCCTAAGTTCGCTCACTCTAATCCTGATGCTAAATTCTCTTATATTAATGGCCATTATTGTTACTCTATCAAAGCTACCATCCTCACTAATGGCTTAGGCATTATTCAGCATATTAGTTTCTATGACGATGATTCTTTAAATGTCAATACTGCTAAATCTGCTGCCGAGTCTAAAGATTTGTACGATTCTAAAACTTTAATCCCTTCTCTTAAGGAATTCTTTAATTTACATCCTAATTTCTCTTATAGATACTTCTTAGGTGACGCTGGGTTTGATTCTTTTGATAATTACAAATACTTGTTCTCAGAGCATGGCATAATCCCTATTATCCCTATTAACCCTCGAAATTCTAAAAACTTACCTCAGCCTACTTTTAACTCTGATGGTATCCCTACCTGCCCCCGTGACCCTTCTCTTAAAATGTCCTATGATGGCATCGTCCGGGAAAAAGGTAGAACTACCAGAATTAAATGGCTTTGCCCTATGTCCAAAAAAGTTAGACTAAACGGTAAAACTACTTATATCCTTCAATGTGATAACCCCTGTACCTCTTCTAAATGCGGCAGAATATTCTATACTACCCTTGATATTGATTTTAGAAAAAACACTGTTGTCCCTCGTAACTCTAAAAAGTGGTCCAAACTTTATGAAAAACGCCCTATTATTGAAAAATCTATTTCTCTTTTAAAAAGTTCTATCGCTGTTGATAGCTTTAAACTCATAAATACCAGGTCAATCAAAGCTGATGTTTTTCTTGGGGCTATCACTCAACATATTGGTTTAATTATTACTGCAAAACTTGGTACTTTTGAACATCCTTTATCTTTGAAAAAACTTTTGGCTTGA